One region of Candidatus Methylomirabilota bacterium genomic DNA includes:
- a CDS encoding Gfo/Idh/MocA family oxidoreductase yields the protein MKKYTEDSMTAPRPTVRVGLIGAGFVAHIHGLAYQHVRGVDVELACVTASRPARAQAYAKEFKVARVAADFRAVLADPDVDLVDLCVPPHHHAPMAIEAARAGKHVIVEKPLTGFFGPSATPREDMLRSALAAADEVLAATAAAGVRLCYAENWVYAPPIQKARRLLAASGGPILRLVGEESHSGTHSAVNKHWVTGGGGSLIGKACHPLGGALYLKADEGRRLRGAPVRPVSVMAEVAHLADTAVFRASSPRYLNTVDGADVEDWGSMLVTFDDGTVAQISAADTVLGGIRNSMAIYGAKAVVLCNINPNDVVQAYAPDPAVFGDEYIVEKIETKAGWTAPQPDEEWTTGYPQEIQDFVECVAFGREPLSGGPLARDVTAVIYGAYLSAATGHRIDLRPFL from the coding sequence TCGTCGCCCACATCCACGGCCTCGCGTATCAGCACGTGCGCGGGGTGGACGTGGAGCTGGCCTGTGTGACCGCGTCGCGCCCGGCGCGCGCGCAGGCCTACGCGAAGGAGTTCAAGGTCGCGCGCGTGGCCGCCGACTTCCGCGCGGTGCTGGCCGACCCCGATGTCGACCTGGTGGATCTGTGCGTGCCTCCGCACCACCACGCTCCGATGGCGATCGAGGCGGCGCGGGCGGGCAAGCACGTGATCGTGGAGAAGCCGCTGACCGGCTTCTTCGGCCCGTCCGCGACACCGCGGGAGGACATGCTCCGCTCCGCGCTCGCCGCGGCCGATGAGGTCCTGGCCGCGACCGCTGCAGCCGGCGTGCGGCTCTGCTACGCCGAGAACTGGGTCTACGCGCCACCCATCCAGAAGGCGCGCCGGCTGCTCGCCGCCTCGGGCGGGCCCATCCTGAGGCTGGTCGGCGAGGAGAGCCACTCGGGCACGCACTCGGCGGTGAACAAGCACTGGGTGACGGGCGGCGGCGGCTCGCTGATCGGCAAGGCGTGCCATCCGCTCGGCGGCGCGCTCTACCTCAAGGCCGACGAGGGCCGGCGCCTGCGCGGCGCGCCGGTCCGCCCGGTGTCGGTCATGGCCGAGGTGGCTCACCTCGCCGACACCGCGGTCTTCCGCGCGTCGTCTCCGCGCTATCTCAACACGGTCGACGGCGCGGACGTGGAGGACTGGGGCAGCATGCTGGTCACCTTCGACGACGGCACGGTGGCCCAGATCTCGGCGGCCGACACGGTGCTGGGCGGCATCCGCAACTCGATGGCGATCTACGGGGCCAAGGCGGTGGTGCTCTGCAACATCAATCCCAACGACGTCGTGCAGGCCTACGCGCCCGACCCGGCCGTGTTCGGCGACGAGTACATCGTCGAGAAGATCGAGACCAAGGCGGGATGGACCGCGCCGCAGCCCGACGAGGAGTGGACCACCGGCTATCCGCAGGAGATCCAGGACTTCGTGGAATGCGTGGCCTTCGGCCGCGAGCCGCTCTCCGGCGGTCCGCTCGCCCGCGACGTCACCGCCGTGATCTACGGCGCCTACCTCTCCGCGGCCACCGGCCACCGCATCGACCTCCGCCCGTTTCTCTAG
- a CDS encoding TAXI family TRAP transporter solute-binding subunit produces MSKTEVTLGTATPGGGFPVYGQAVADTINEVDATLDVRPRNTKGSTENVPRLEAGSIDLALVQGEVAHEALAGVGRPPADLRVLAAMYSTPGMFVVRADSPYRSIADLKSRPVAFGARGSGLILLARYVLDGLGLERDRDFQAVFLDAAGDGPAMVMDGRVAALWGGGIGWPGFTAVAKGPRGGRFLVPDLDGIHRIQRTHPFLKLMLVPANSYPGQTTGLVSVGSWSFIMTRPTLADDVAYRLARALHRGEAALGARLAQGRETTAANTVAAIARPELLHPGVRRYLTEANLLAGPAR; encoded by the coding sequence GTGAGCAAGACCGAGGTCACGCTCGGCACCGCCACGCCCGGCGGCGGCTTCCCGGTGTACGGGCAGGCGGTGGCCGACACCATCAACGAGGTGGACGCGACCCTCGACGTGCGCCCCCGCAACACCAAGGGCAGCACCGAGAACGTGCCGCGGCTCGAAGCGGGCTCGATCGACCTGGCGCTCGTGCAGGGCGAGGTCGCCCACGAGGCGCTCGCCGGCGTCGGACGGCCGCCCGCAGACCTGCGCGTGCTCGCCGCGATGTACTCCACGCCCGGGATGTTCGTGGTGCGGGCCGATTCGCCGTACCGGTCGATCGCGGATCTGAAGAGCCGGCCGGTGGCCTTCGGCGCGCGTGGCTCCGGCCTGATCCTCCTCGCCCGCTACGTGCTCGACGGCCTCGGGCTCGAGCGCGATCGCGACTTCCAGGCGGTGTTCCTGGACGCGGCCGGCGACGGCCCCGCCATGGTGATGGACGGCCGCGTGGCCGCCCTGTGGGGCGGCGGCATCGGCTGGCCCGGCTTCACCGCGGTGGCGAAGGGGCCGAGGGGCGGGCGGTTCCTGGTGCCCGATCTCGACGGCATCCACCGCATCCAGCGCACCCATCCCTTCCTCAAGCTGATGCTGGTGCCCGCCAATTCCTACCCGGGCCAGACCACCGGGCTGGTATCGGTGGGCTCGTGGAGCTTCATCATGACGCGCCCGACCCTGGCCGACGACGTGGCCTATCGGCTCGCCCGCGCGCTGCACCGAGGCGAGGCGGCGCTGGGCGCGCGCCTCGCGCAGGGGCGCGAGACCACCGCGGCCAACACCGTCGCCGCCATCGCCCGCCCCGAGCTGCTGCATCCGGGCGTGCGCCGGTACCTCACGGAGGCCAACCTGCTGGCCGGGCCGGCCCGGTAG
- the glgX gene encoding glycogen debranching protein GlgX produces MASSSPRITEGLPNPLGATWDGLGVNFALFSANAVKVELCLFDDTGTRELERIELPEYTDEVWHGYLRDVRPGTVYAYRVHGPYEPDAGHRFNPHKLLLDPYAKAHVGRLAWRPEIFGYTIGAPDDDRSFDERDSAPYVPKCQVVDPAFTWTRDRRPGTPWERTVIYEAHVKGLTRLHPLVPEALRGTFAGLARREVLDHLTGLGITAVELLPIHAFVDDGYLLEKRLTNYWGYNSIGFFAPEPRYFATGDAAEFKQMVAHLHDAGLEVILDVVYNHTAEGNERGPTLSFKGIDNSSYYRLVPDARRHYINDTGTGNTVNLSHPRVLQMVTDSLRYWATEMHVDGFRFDLATILGREPHGFDEGGGFLDSCRQDPVLNSVKLIAEPWDLGPGGYQVGAFPPGWAEWNDRFRDTARGYWRGDDGKVGDLAGRLAGSADLFDKRGRKPWASVNFVTAHDGFTLNDLVSYQDKHNEANGEDNRDGTDNNLSANYGVEGPTDDAAIRAVRERQKRNLLATLILSRGTPMILAGDEFGHTQRGNNNAYCQDNEISWLAWPDPADGGEARALTAFVRKLTFLRHAFPILRRGRFLTAQWNEELQVKDVTWINADGSEMSGEQWRDPHMRCFGMLLDGRGQESGIKRQAGDATLLLVMNAYHDVVKFSLPELVGGSRWLCMLDTNQPERSDLPSFDVGQAYDVTARSFLLFAGLTMGSPGRAVQRIALEFTARSSR; encoded by the coding sequence ATGGCCAGCTCGAGCCCCCGGATCACCGAAGGCCTGCCGAACCCGCTGGGCGCCACCTGGGACGGCCTCGGGGTGAACTTCGCGCTCTTCTCCGCCAATGCGGTGAAGGTCGAGCTCTGCCTGTTCGACGACACCGGCACGCGCGAGCTCGAGCGCATCGAGCTGCCCGAGTACACCGACGAGGTGTGGCACGGCTATCTGCGCGACGTGCGGCCGGGCACCGTGTACGCGTATCGGGTCCACGGCCCGTACGAGCCGGACGCCGGCCATCGCTTCAATCCGCACAAGCTGCTCCTCGATCCGTACGCGAAGGCGCACGTGGGCCGGCTCGCCTGGCGCCCGGAGATCTTCGGCTACACCATCGGGGCGCCCGACGACGACCGCTCGTTCGACGAGCGGGACAGCGCGCCCTACGTGCCCAAGTGCCAGGTCGTCGATCCCGCGTTCACCTGGACGCGCGACCGCCGACCCGGCACCCCGTGGGAGCGCACCGTCATCTACGAGGCGCACGTCAAGGGCTTGACCCGCCTCCATCCGCTGGTGCCGGAGGCGCTGCGCGGGACCTTCGCGGGCCTCGCGCGCCGCGAGGTGCTGGATCACCTCACCGGGCTCGGCATCACCGCGGTGGAGCTGCTGCCCATCCACGCCTTCGTCGACGACGGCTATCTGCTGGAGAAGCGCCTCACCAACTACTGGGGCTACAACTCCATCGGCTTCTTCGCGCCCGAGCCGCGGTACTTCGCGACCGGCGACGCGGCCGAGTTCAAGCAGATGGTGGCGCACCTGCACGACGCGGGGCTCGAGGTCATCCTCGACGTGGTCTACAACCACACCGCCGAGGGCAACGAGCGGGGGCCGACGCTGTCGTTCAAGGGCATCGATAACTCGTCGTACTACCGACTGGTACCCGACGCCAGGCGCCACTACATCAACGACACCGGCACCGGCAACACCGTGAACCTGAGCCATCCGCGCGTGCTGCAGATGGTGACGGACAGCCTGCGCTACTGGGCCACCGAGATGCACGTCGACGGCTTCCGCTTCGACCTCGCCACCATCCTGGGCCGCGAGCCGCACGGCTTCGACGAGGGGGGCGGCTTCCTCGACTCCTGCCGGCAGGATCCGGTGTTGAATTCGGTGAAGCTGATCGCGGAGCCCTGGGACCTCGGACCGGGCGGCTACCAGGTCGGCGCCTTCCCGCCCGGCTGGGCCGAATGGAACGACCGCTTCCGCGACACCGCGCGCGGCTACTGGCGCGGCGACGACGGCAAGGTGGGCGACCTGGCCGGCCGGCTCGCCGGCTCGGCGGATCTCTTCGACAAGCGCGGCCGGAAGCCGTGGGCCAGCGTGAACTTCGTCACCGCACACGACGGCTTCACCCTGAACGACCTGGTCTCCTACCAGGACAAGCACAACGAGGCCAACGGCGAGGACAACCGGGACGGCACCGACAACAATCTCTCCGCCAACTACGGGGTGGAGGGGCCGACGGACGACGCGGCCATCCGCGCGGTGCGCGAGCGGCAGAAGCGGAACCTGCTCGCCACCCTGATCCTCTCGCGCGGCACGCCGATGATCCTGGCCGGCGACGAGTTCGGCCACACCCAGCGCGGCAACAACAACGCCTACTGCCAGGACAACGAGATCAGCTGGCTCGCGTGGCCCGATCCGGCCGACGGCGGGGAGGCGCGCGCGCTCACCGCGTTCGTGCGCAAGCTCACCTTCCTGCGGCACGCCTTCCCGATCCTGAGACGGGGGCGCTTCCTCACCGCGCAGTGGAACGAGGAGCTGCAGGTCAAGGACGTGACGTGGATCAACGCGGACGGCTCCGAGATGAGCGGCGAGCAGTGGCGGGATCCGCACATGCGCTGCTTCGGCATGCTGCTCGACGGCCGGGGCCAGGAGAGCGGGATCAAGCGGCAGGCCGGGGATGCGACGCTGCTGCTGGTCATGAACGCCTACCACGACGTGGTGAAGTTCAGCCTGCCCGAGCTGGTGGGCGGCTCGCGCTGGCTCTGCATGCTCGACACCAACCAGCCGGAGCGCTCCGACCTGCCCTCGTTCGACGTGGGCCAGGCCTACGACGTGACCGCGCGCTCCTTCCTGCTCTTCGCCGGCCTCACCATGGGCAGCCCCGGCCGCGCCGTCCAGCGCATCGCGCTGGAATTCACCGCCCGCTCCTCCCGCTGA